The Gallus gallus isolate bGalGal1 chromosome 5, bGalGal1.mat.broiler.GRCg7b, whole genome shotgun sequence region GAGCTGTAGTCGCAGGGCTGCACGCGGCCGTGGGGCGGCACCGCCTCAGGgcgccccggcccgccccgATCCGCCCCACGCGCAGCCACCACCCACTATCCccaggcggggcggggcggggcgggctcCTCCGGGCGCGATCAGTGCGGACGCGGCGTGCATGGAGCCGGCGGCggggatgctgagctgctggggcgCGGTGCTGGGCGCCGCCGTGTCCgtgcccctcctgctgctggcgGCAGCGCCCTACGTCAGGTGCGGGGCGCTGGGGGGGCGTCCCGGGGGGCTCCGTGCCGACGCGTTTGGGCCGCTTCGCGCGGCTCTTTTCTGGGGGGAGGAGAAACACAAAGGGCTTTTTATTAGCGCTGCTCCGGCGGCGCTGTGTGAGTAGCGGCAGCCGACTCGCGCCGCTCCCGCGGAAGGGGCCGGCGGCagccgcggggcggggaggTCGGGCGCCGGTGGCCCGCTTTCGCCCCACGGCGCCGCGCGGAGCCCATTGGCCGCGGCGCCGGGAGCCCCGCTggcagccaatgggagccgcGGCCCCACCGGCGCGGGCGGAGCGGGGTGTCGCGGCGGGTCCGGCCCGGGCGTGCCGCGGTGCCCGAGCGCTTGGCGAAGTCGGGGCTGCCCTCGAGTCCCGCCGCTCTCTTGCAGGCGGTACGTGGCCGGAGGGCGGTGCAGGTCCACGGCCAGGCTGGACGGAAAGGTGGCGGTGATCACGGGCGCCAACACCGGCATCGGAAAAGAGACCGCCAGGGAGCTCGCCCGGAGAGGCAAGTCGGCGTCACGCTGCGAGCGGGTGCGGCTCCCCCCTCTGCGTTCAAGGCAGGGTCACTGCGTGACTCTGTACGGTCGGGGCCCCGCAGCGGCTGCTTATCCCTTCTGCTCACTTAGCCGCAGTTAGAAGAGACGGTGCTAATTGGAACTGATGTGATCTGGCACCACGCATCGCGTGTGGAGCCTGATGGCCCCGGAGTTACTGAGCCTGGGGCCGTGCTTCCCTCTAAGAGCCGCCTTCTGAAGGTCCTTCAGATAGGGCTGTAGCCCCCGAAGTGCAGCTCCCCAGTTCTCACCTGCCTTCACCGCTTGAACCCTGACACCGTGTCTCAGCATGTGGAAGTACTCAGCACTACGGCCACTTGGGGAGGACCAGGGAAGTGCCTGGAGTCGCAGCGCACTCCTTGCTTGGGGCTGGGACATGGCTCAGATCCGCTGCTGTGTGTTTCAGTTATTCACGTTTCAAAATCGGTTTAAATGTTTTTTGGTAACGAGCAAGGCAGTAAAACTACCCATATTAGAACTTGCTCTCGCTGGAGTCTAAGCATCTCTGTGTGCAATAGGCCCTAGTGCTTCCATGCAGCCACAAGTACAACCTGGTCATACCAGGGGTGCAGTGCACTCACCTGACCTGGGAGAAACTGGACAGAAGCACTTCAGATGTTCATTTTCCTGATCTGAAAACAGGTCTGGGCTGGCTGGGAGCTAACCATCTACGGGAGGAGTTTTTGTGCTTGTCAGCTGCTCCCAGTTCCATAGGAAACAATACATTGTAAGCAGGGAGTGGTCGGCCCTCGTCACAGCCCTGGCCCTGCAGCGTGCACCCAGTGACATCCGCTTGTGTTCTGCTTTGTCCTCCTTGCAGGTGCGAGGGTGATTGTTGCCTGCAGAGACATAGCAAAGGCAGAAGCTGCAGCGCGTGAAATCCGAGCTGAGACAGACAATCAGGAAGTCATTGTGAAAAAGCTGGATTTGGCTGATACCAGGTCTATCCGGGAGTTTGCTAACAGCTTTCTAGCAGGTGAGACCTCTGGGTTCTTCTTTTCAGTGCGCACATTTTGCCAGCAACTGCTGTCTGCTCTCCAGAGGAAGAGGGTACAACAGAGCGTACACCAGGAAGAGTATTGCCCTGCTCTGTTCCTACACTGCTGCTGACTTCCTGCGTGACCGCATGCATATCATGGGTTTCAAAGGCAGAAACTGAGGGTGTTGCAcaatgctgtgtgctgctgatgtGACTGTGGCAGCATCTTCCCTTTTGTTGTATGGGTTTCATTTGCGGTATCTGGAATTGTTCTGTGTGACAATCTCTATTCAgagcaaaggcagaaaaatgagAGGGCAGTCCCACCCTCCGTTACTGTTGGTGTCTTCAGGCAAGAAAGGGTTCTGTTCTGGTGCCAGGGTTTTTTAGCTAACACCAAATTCCTGACCAATGCATCTCTGTGCCACTCTGGCTGTTGTGGTTCACAGCAGGGGCTTGCCAGAGGCTACGGGCGAGTTGGTGGTAGGAGAGTTATCCTTATTTACAGAGGCAGCATGGCTGCAACTTGGGcatgggttttcttttttgtctgacttgtgtctgtctgtcctccATCTCTGTATTTAATGAttgatgtattttcttctttcttgcagaagagaaggagcTCCATATCCTCATTAATAATGCTGGGGTAATGTTATGCCCTTACTCCAAGACAGCCGATGGCTTTGAGATGCACCTGGGAGTCAATCATCTTGGTAAGGCCAGCGGAGTCAGGTTTTCATTTCATATCTGTGGAAAATTGCCAGTGGGAAATCCTGCTTCCAcgtgctttcatttttccttcttgtggTAGAATGGAGGGAGGAAAGCTCATAATCAATCAGCATGCTGAAAGTACTTTGTAATTCCAGTTGGggaactgaatttcttttcacCCCCAGGtcattttcttttaaccttCTTATTACTGGAGCGCCTGAAGCAGTCTGCACCATCCCGCATTGTGAATGTGTCCTCACTGGCTCATCATGGAGGCCGAATCCGCTTCCACGACCTCAATGGTGAGAAGAGCTACAATCGTGGCCTCGCCTACTGTCACAGCAAGCTGGCCAATGTCCTTTTCACCCGAGAGCTGGCAAGGCGGCTGCAAGGCAAGTCCCAGCAGAGAGTGGAGTGGTTTCCTTGGCTTTTGAGCAGCGTGGGTGAGGAGGAtgggttgaaaaaaaaaatgcctgttcagaaatgaaatggttTGAGACAAGGGTCACTGACAGCTCTTTGTTGGAAGGGAAAACGTATCCCATCTGCGGACCTAGGAAACTTAAAGCGCTAATTGTCTTTACAGCAACAGGGCATGGGAGGTCAGTTGTCTGACACAGTTGAATggatttgattttaatttggCGCTTGTCAAAAACTGGCTGCATCCAAGCACGCAATTGTGCTATGTGAGTAGAAtttgaagagggaaaaagaacaacaaaggaACTGAACTTGTCGAATTGCAATCTGCAGTGAACAAAGTAAGGCAGTTGTAGCTGCCTTCACTGGCGAAGAGCTGTAAAATAGAAGCACGGGGCTAGACAGTATCTCTTAAGTCACAACATATGTATCGGCCTCGTTACTCAGTCCTTTTTGTAACTTTAGCAGTGTCTTCTCTAATTGTAGTACAGTAAATCAAAGAAATCTCTTGCTGTCTAAAGCCCAAtagaaactgctgctgtttgagcATCAGGCTCCCTAGTATGCTGGTGCGCAGAAAGCATGTAGTGACAACACTGTTTGGAAGGGACAAGGGAGTGCTCCAGAAAGCAGTAGTGCTAAGAATTTCACTAACGCTCCCTTTATCCACAGCAGTTCTCCTGTAAGTTGCAGAACATTTGCAGATGGAATTGAGGAGGATATTAACCCATTGTTTGAAGGTAGGCTGATTCATGCATTTTGTCCTGGGCTGCTTTCTTTTACCATAGGCACTAAAGTCACAGCAAACTCTCTCCATCCTGGCTCTGTCCATTCTGAGCTGGTCCGGCACTCGTTTGTAATGACATGGCTGTGGAGGATATTCTCATTCTTCTTGAAGACTCCGTGGGAAGGAGCTCAGACCAGTGTGTACTGTGCAGTAGCAGAGGAGCTAGAATCTGTGACAGGACAATATTTCAGGTGGGTGCAAGCTGATGGAGTGACGTACTATGGAAGGAAACCTCATTGGCTGAGAAAATGAGTACTACTGTCATTATTAAGAGACTATGTAAGTGGTTGGTGTAACTCATGGCAGTAAGACCGAGGGTAAGAGAAATTTTAGAGCGCTATCCTTTTCTAGATTTCTTGAAGAAGATACTGTGTTAGAAGGGATCCCTGACCTTTTGTGCCAGGAATATTACTGGACTCCAAGTGCAGGAAAGGCTGTCACGGTTGTAGCGCTCTAATCCTTAGATTGCAGTAAttcaggctgcagcagagctgtttaGTTAATGAGGTCACTTAAGGCAGTCATGGAGAGACTAGTTTAATTTTACTCTATTGGAGCAAAAAGGGCCTGTGCAGCCAAAGAGAGGGGAGGTCTGgtggtgctgcagagccaggaggtGAGATTTTCAGGACTGGCATAGGACAACTTGATTTTCCAGTATGGCAGACCATCAGCTACAAGAGACACCTGCTGGGATGCTTATCTCTTGCCTGCAAACTATCAGTTGTAACTCTCTCTACGAACCTGtttcttaatttcctttcacCTACTCCAGGACACTGCATAATCGTGCCTTTTCTCTTAAAGCTACAGCTCAGAACAGTTCTACATCATCATCCTAAATTTGTAAACTGCAATTTCAAGTTTCCTTCAGCTGTATCTGTCAGCTTCTTGGTGGGTGTAGAGCAGTATAACAATACTGTATTTAGGAAATTAACATAGGTGCTTTTTTTTCACCCCCTGTAAATACTGTTGCCTCTACAACAGCAATACTGGAGCCTTTGCTTCCTTTCAGAGCTCTCCTTTCTTGTGATAAGCAACCAGATTAGTCACTGTAATGACTTTGATCTTCACTTGGGCATTCGTTTATCTTAATCGGACTTGAATATATAAATAGATGCCTTAATCTTCTGTGCAAGACTGACTCTTTTTCTGAGAATATAAGAGGGGTACCACATTAGAGTACAGAAAGGTTGGGTAGATTTTAAAGTCATAAAAGAGCAGAGTTTTGAACTTGATGGGAAAATAAGAGTTTCTAACAGTAAATCTCACACAGGCCTGATTTTACACTGGATTGGCCTAAAAGCCTTTCAGCTTTCCAGGCAACATATACATATTAAACAAGCAGCCTGCCAGTCTTCAGGAGCATCAGAGACTGTGTGTTTTGGGATATAAGAACATGAGAATGGATAGAAATCTTACATTTCATCAGATGAAATTTCATCTGTTCTCTTAAATTTGTATGTAACATGCAGCATCTAGCATTACAGATGAGAACACACGATCCCCAGTCCAGACAACGTAGTGCCTGATTGCAGGAGCTGAGAAGAAATGGGCTGTAGTTCAGAGGACAGTGGAAGTGGCAATAATGTGAAACCATATGTGGTTATTACAGTATTATATTCAGAGGCACCTTTGCCTTTCATGCAGTGGCAATATAGAGGGATGAATAAGATGGGACAACCAGTTTGGAACGAAGGTCTGTTTGAGAAGCTTAGTTACAGTTTGCTACAGAAGTACTACTCCTGCACAAGCCTGGTTAGCATTTATAACCCTTTTTAGTAATACTAGTGAGAACTCACACTGATGAGTATACAGCAGAATATATGTAAAGTTCTACAAACAACAAGATAGCAGATAGATCTTGACTCACTTGCTAGTTTTTAGTGCCACTGGGAAGAATCTTCCCCAGTCTAGCTGCCACCTTACCTACCTTCCTTCAGTTGGTCTTCAAGTTTCATGGATTGAAACCAAGTGCCTCACTTTATCATAACCATTTCAGTGCACAGCTAGAGatctttgattttaaaaaaagaaaataataatgatgtTCCTCTTACAGTGATTGCCAGCCAGCATATGTATCTCCATGGGGTCGGGATGATGAGACAGCAAAGAAGCTCTGGAATGTGAGCTGTGAGCTCCTCGGCATCCAGTGGGATTGAGCAGTACAGCCTCCTGCATATACCTGGCTGAGCACAGTGATGCTACTCTTGGGAAGAGCACTGCTGCCAAGAATGTTGGTACTTCAGCTGCCCTTGTGATGGTTCTGTGGATGCAGTCCAATATGAATTTCTGGAATGTTACACTTAAGGATTGAGATTAGAAAGCAAAGCATCCCCTTTTGTAGCAGGAGAATTAGAGCACCAATACTGTGACCAACCTTTGGTAACTCATGCAACAGCCATAGGCTGTTGTCCTGTGGCTTTAGAATAGAAATGGAGGTTATCATCTTAGCTTTAGATCACCTGTATTCAAAGTTGATTTTTGTGTTGGTCTCTTTTTCCATACCAGTAATAGTAAAAAGTTAGGACACTAAACTTACGCTTTACAAGGTCATTTTTTGTTCCTAATATTTGACACGGCAGAGTACAGGTATTCATGTTTCTGGCAATTACATGTAATATAAATGCTCACAAACGCACAGAAACAGGTGCTGGCCTAACTATGGTCAAGCATTATTTTCCACGTTCTCTAAGCATCTCCAGCCTGTGAAGTATCTTGCCTACTGGTTGCAGTAAGTTGGGTTCATCTTTTGGGAACACAGCTGTCAATGCAACTGGCTGGAAGGTTAAAACTTGCAGGAACAGTGAAATTGGGCAATGGTTATTGattattttattcaaaactGTTAACAGCTCTAACACTAAGCAAAGATAGTATAAAACTTGTCCTAATAAAATCCCAAGCTGTACTTTGAGTGATTTACAAACCTGGAAAAGAgcagatttaattaaaaagaaaattaattgcaTTGAAAAACAATTAATTTCCACTGAGGCTTTAGTGTTGAATTTGATTTGACAGCAAACTACCTTGAGCTGAATAGCTGAAGCAGGGGCCAGTGCTATCCTGATATTAGGGTCAGTTTCCtcacagagaaaacacaaatcCCAGCAGTTATGGGCCATGGCTACCAGCCTGACCTCACAGTACCATACAGCCTGCACGGTCAAAAGGCAGCTCAGTCGATCCATGTCCTCATGAGCCTACTCCCTCAGAGCTCTAGTGAAAATTGATATAATGGGACCCATAATCCaagattatttctgaaaaagagTTTTTTAGCTGCTTAACTCAACAAGTGCCATAGCTCACAGGATtatctttctctgaaaaaaaaaaaatccagaagtaTTTAGACCCATGTCTGAACATTCCTCTGACCAGCTGCCAGTGTTGGAGAAGCAAATGCTCATGTTTTGATTAACGATGTCTGGAAGCTATCCATGTACATCAGTCCTATGCTATCTCTGATCAATACTaaataaagccatttcctttttACAGCAAGAAAGCAACTTTCTTCAGAAGCGATGCAATTCACTTGGGTTTGCTGATATCTCCACCTGCCTTactaatgtaaaaaaataataattttagcTGATATTCTGAAGTCCCTTTGTGTTTCTCCCTGtgcttgactttttttcctccctcaacAACACTGTAGCAGTGGATTGTTTACCTACCATGTAGGCTCTGTGCAATTCTCTGATCTTCAAAGGGGCTTTCAGGAACAACAGaaaccattaaaaaagaaaaagcagaaagcatttctaggccatattttcccctttcaggTCAGTGCTTTTCTCAAACAAATGAATCAGATCCTAGATTCACTATAAGCCCTAACTACGTGTTACCACAGAGGGGAGTCTCCTCCCTCTCTGACCTTGGGCAAGTCATTTATACCTTATAGGTTGATCTGTAAAATGAGATCTTAAGCTCATTTAGCTGCCTTAAAGGGAGTATTGTAAGGGAGAGTTGCATTAACTTGCAAAGCTGCCTGAAGAGAATTACTGATCTGCCAGAGTACATGCATAAGCTGAGCTAGCTACTGGGGTGACCTTTGAAGAGGTGATGATAGAACAGTTGCTCTAAGTATTGAGAACATTATAGCAAAGGCACATTTTTGTATGACAGCAGTTCTTCCCCTTCTAGTTCATCTGGTGAGCATAGCCAAATGCAAAATACAGACCTAGAACAAAAGACTCAGCTATGCTGAggtgaaaagcaaacaagataTATTGAAACCTTCCATCATAACACtttattctcctttttccccccaccccattgtAAACAGCCCGTGGTCATTTCTATAGAAAGTTTTTTAAACTGGCAGTACTCAATTCATTTCTGAAGCTCAAAAATTCAAACCCATGATAATTGCACTATTTATGACAAAAGGCAGTTGGTCAGGATCAGAATTCCAGTTCTGCTGGTAAAAGAAACATTCCCTACAATTCCAGGTTAAGAACATCAAATTACAACAAACACTATAAAGTGCATAAAGTACAGTGCAAAGAAGTCAAGAGGAAAGGCAGGTACAGAACTGACTGGTCTGCATGACAAACTCCACTCTCTGTGCTCTATATAGCTGTAAGGAACTGGAGCAGAACAGTAAGTGTTACAGCAAAGCATAACCAGATACCCATGAACAGTAGAACCTCCCCCCCTTAGTTAGAGAGCTAGAAGTCATCAAATAGATGGATAGTGTCACGTTTTAGGATTAGCCTAACAGCTCTAAGCTGATGGCAAGCTAGGTCAGTCTggccaggaaaacaaaagcagctttcattGGTACTGCTCACTAATGAGATTTGCACAATCTGTGATTGGGAGATTCTAAAAAATCTAAATGTGGTCATTTCTGACGACTTAGCTTAGAGACATTTCTAGCCCTGCTCTAGTGAACAGTACACCTCTGGGAGAGACGGTGGTAGCAGTGGAGCACCCAGAGGGGATGGAGCAAGCCCTTCCCAATGCTATCAAAGTCTGTTCTGTCATTGCACCGAGCTTGGGGACATTACAAAACCCATACCTAACACTCTCAGTTATTCTATGTACTAAAACTATTTGCAgaaactgttctgtttcttcaaaAGTCAGTCAAATGCTAAACAGTTAACAACAAAAGTGAACTAGTCTTCCCATCTTGTGAAGTAAAAATTAACTGCAAACATATTCTTGTGGccaagttttgtttcttttagaagGTCCTACTGCCGTCTACCTTTCTTCTGCTCATTTCATGTGTCCAAGTcatcactgcagagcagcagctgcttctttcAGCATCCTTCAATGCAGAAATGACACAAAGACATCTGCTGATTAAACCTAAGAACTCTGCTCTGTTTCTTGTCACAGTAAGCACCTCACCACACGCAAGTTTAGCACAGAAGCCACTGTTCCATTCTTGCACTATGAAATACTGCCTTTTCTCACGTTCTAACACACTCCAGCCTGGCATTATAATATACACAGTATGTCTAGCTAATGCATTCTGCTGTACCTGACAGGGACAGGTTATTCtcataagaaaaaaactaaaattcCTGTGTGACAGGAATACAGACCGCTGAATTTTGCCACAGCTCTATCTTTCCATATTTTCTGCCATACCTAAAGTTCACTGGCATCTGCTCAGCGATAAAGCTGCATCACAACATTTTATTGGATATTATAGCAAAGAAAGAGGTaggtgattttttaaaaactattttaaaggatttttttttccctttgtaggCCCTTTGCAGGATATGCCATTTACAACTTCATCCATTTTGTAAGGACTCAAGTGCAATACATACATCAGACAGTGCAACTGGGAAGTAGAAACCTGCCATGAAGAATCAGTTTGTACTTTGTCCAACAAACTAAAAAAGAAGTTGAGCACACTTGCAGTGGGTAGGTGCGGGGGAAGGAAGTTAGCAGTAGTTTGTATAGAGGCTTTAAAAACAACCATCTCTGAATTTCAGTCTTTGTAAAAGATCTctgaaatcctgaaaaaaaaatcttatagGAAacccagaatcacagaaactgttgagatttttctgttctctctatGCAGGTTTTCTggattagaaataaaaaaggggaaaaaaagatcagtgCCTTTCTAAAAAACCCAAGCGCTCTCTTCCACAGACCTTCTTCCATTTGTAACTGCCACCCTTCCCCCTACCCAAATCAAAGAGGGCCAAAAGACACCCTGAGGTAGTGACTATTTGTCAGATTACTGGCACTTGTAATTTAGTTCCCTTCCTTTTAACCAGAGGCACACTAGCAGCTTCCATCTGCCACCGCACAAGTTAGAAGACTTCCCTTTTACCAAGCAATTGCCGCACTGCATGCCTTTAAGGTGTTCTGAAGTCTTCCCCTTCTGCATGATGGTGAATGTCAGTTATTTCCTGCTGCCCTGGCCAAGCCGATTTCTCATTTTGGGCTGGTGCACTGTGAGCCATTGGGTACAGATGGCGTGCACAACATCATCTCCACTGCTCTCAGCCAGCTGGCGCACATGCTGGAcaagctgcactgctctgctcttctcctgtctcaccgAGACCAGATATGCAGAACGCAACTTGTTGCACATCAGGTAGGCTTGAATCTGGAGAAAAATGGGCAGGCAGAACTGCATTAGAAAGCTAAGGTAAGCTAACACAATAAGCTTAAGCGAGGATTTGCCAGAATACTATGTCATTCAAGAGCCTATCATAGAAGGCAGTAGAAGCACAACATGAGGCAGAGTATTGCATGGTGTAGATTCCAGTGTAAAAGATAAACAGATGTAtatttcattcaatttttctCTTATGGGAACTCTTTTACAGTATCACCAAGAAATATACatcagtaattttattttgtgcatTCAGTTTCCATAACCCCGTGGCAAAGATTATGAAACAGTCATTGTCTTCTACTGCTCTTCTATTGTTCTTCTGGAACAGCTAACAcatgaatatttcaaaaataaatctttcataaAAGGCAGAATTAAAAGCCCATTTTTCAATCTACATAAAACACGAAGTTGGTCTGTCGGAACAGGACAGAGTAGAGTCAGAAATTAAGATTTTATCCTTAGTTATGCCACTCAGGATCTACAAAAATCTGCAACTCTGATCCACAGCCTCTTCATCTACTAATATGCATTCACAGTTTCCTCATTTACATGCAACTCTCCAGAGGTTTGGCAGGCTGGTATTTAAGCTAACAAAGAAATCAATTAGCGCAGGCCTCATTTCCTCTAAGAAAAAACTACTTCAATTCTGATATACATTTTATCATTTAACTCCTTACCACAATGAAAACTGTTTAAATCTTGAAAGAGCGATAAGCTGAAATGGCCATCTCAGAGCTAACTCGGAAATACTTTTCCTCCAGTCTTACTAAAGCCTAGCTCTCGTTCCAAGGACTACCAAGGAACTATAAGGATATCAATACCTTCATCTTACAGTTCTACACTTGAAAACACCACAGCCTTAAGCAGCTCATTGATTTC contains the following coding sequences:
- the RDH11 gene encoding retinol dehydrogenase 12; amino-acid sequence: MEPAAGMLSCWGAVLGAAVSVPLLLLAAAPYVRRYVAGGRCRSTARLDGKVAVITGANTGIGKETARELARRGARVIVACRDIAKAEAAAREIRAETDNQEVIVKKLDLADTRSIREFANSFLAEEKELHILINNAGVMLCPYSKTADGFEMHLGVNHLGHFLLTFLLLERLKQSAPSRIVNVSSLAHHGGRIRFHDLNGEKSYNRGLAYCHSKLANVLFTRELARRLQGTKVTANSLHPGSVHSELVRHSFVMTWLWRIFSFFLKTPWEGAQTSVYCAVAEELESVTGQYFSDCQPAYVSPWGRDDETAKKLWNVSCELLGIQWD